A stretch of DNA from Nitrosophilus labii:
CCACAAATATCAGTCTTTTAAATGGATTTATATAAAGTATTTGGCCGTTATCAAGATAGGCTTTATAAAACCCATCAATCTCGCCTCTTGCTACTTTTTCAACTTTTGTTCCAGGTATAATACTTTTTACAAGGGCCTCTTCCTGCTCTTCCGTTAAAGTTTTTGCATTTAAAATGGAACCGGATAGAAACGCTATTACCGTTATACCGCTTAAAATTTTTATTCTCATTTTTGTGCCCCTTGTCCATTATTCATTTCATCTTCCACCGTTTTAAGTATTACTTTTTCAGTGTTTATAATATCTATCACCCTTCCAGCTGATATTTCGATGACAGGTGCAACCTGATCGGCCATTTTGAGGTAAAAATCTGCAAGTTTTTCAGCCGCTTTGCTCATACCGCTAAATGCTCCCATTTTAAGAGCGTCAGTAGTTGTCAAATCGTTATATGTAGTAGTTGTTCCAGTTGTTCCAGTCAAAACGATTTGATTTTGTTTTTGAAAAGCTTCCCCTACCCCCTGTAAAAAACCGGCTATCAATGATCTTGCAAGCAATGCACCTTGTTTTGTAACCACTTCACCTCTTAAACCAAGCTTTCCATCCTCACCTGTTGCAGCACCTTTAAACGGCATATCTATATGTTTACCCTCTTTTGTTACACACGACAAGGTGTTTGTCCTGATATACGCTCTTTCACTTGTCAAATCTCCATATCCTTCGCCAGTTATAAAACATTCGTCAATATCAAATCTCCATCTGTTGGGCAAAATTGACATATCCACAACTTTCATTAGAACAGGCAAAGGAGAAGTTTTTGCAGCAGTCATCGTTGGTGCATCCATACCTGATAGAAGAACCACCTTTGTAATTGACCCTGTTGAGATTATATTTTCCGGCCCAATATCTTTTTTCTCCTCTTTTTTGTCCGGTTCTTGTACTTTTTTATATTCAAGGGCACCTTCTACTTTTGATACTTTTATAATCTCTTTTTTTTGAATTTTAGGTACTGTGCCGAGTCTTGTTAATCCATATGTATTTTCGGTGCCATTCCAATCGTCAGGTTTTGGATATGAAGAATAAAGGTTGTCTCCTTTTTTCCCGAAAGGTATTATATTGCTGCTTTGAGGACGCATGTTTTGTGGTATATTACCTTTCATGAATTTTTGCTGCTC
This window harbors:
- a CDS encoding TraB/VirB10 family protein, with protein sequence MSGKENFFLKLFSNDKDPANAEKHQATNKILIFIGLFAILLMLLMMVGDEESKPKKDIGKFEIVNEDNTAKTRWVGEAAVDLKIAKKNVDSLIRENEKLKQELKEMKKFMLKMKQEQQKFMKGNIPQNMRPQSSNIIPFGKKGDNLYSSYPKPDDWNGTENTYGLTRLGTVPKIQKKEIIKVSKVEGALEYKKVQEPDKKEEKKDIGPENIISTGSITKVVLLSGMDAPTMTAAKTSPLPVLMKVVDMSILPNRWRFDIDECFITGEGYGDLTSERAYIRTNTLSCVTKEGKHIDMPFKGAATGEDGKLGLRGEVVTKQGALLARSLIAGFLQGVGEAFQKQNQIVLTGTTGTTTTYNDLTTTDALKMGAFSGMSKAAEKLADFYLKMADQVAPVIEISAGRVIDIINTEKVILKTVEDEMNNGQGAQK